A window from Drosophila kikkawai strain 14028-0561.14 chromosome 2L, DkikHiC1v2, whole genome shotgun sequence encodes these proteins:
- the pk gene encoding protein prickle isoform X5, with translation MYVHRPISRTPLTQISYLQKIPTLPRHFSPSGQQHPNLGLPSSSSASALFAAQSAAGLLPTSPLPLQRHQQFLPPHHQQLPGVGVGLPGGPPQYSPGAPKYSNAQLPPPSHHQLSPALSTPSPPSLLHHPGVGTSSASAHAPFLAGPHMDMQRQSHSDDDSGCALEEYTWVPPGLRPDQVRLYFSQIPDDKVPYVNSPGEQYRVRQLLHQLPPHDNEVRYCHSLTDEERKELRLFSTQRKRDALGRGNVRQLMSARPCDGCDELISTGDIAVFATRLGPNASWHPACFACCVCRELLVDLIYFHRDGRMYCGRHHAETLKPRCSACDEIILADECTEAEGRAWHMNHFACHECDKQLGGQRYIMREGKPYCLHCFDAMFAEYCDYCGEAIGVDQGQMSHDGQHWHATDECFSCNTCRCSLLGRAFLPRRGAIYCSIACSKGEPPTPSDSSGTGMYTTPTPPTQRVRSHPQAPLPARIPSSHASSSPPMSPQQQQQHQASFNQAMYQLQSQQLEAAGGGSLLGLGGELSLLEQGKSYATSDSDAGVVKDLELEHHGSGHAVGGDLTDFSGGRASSTSQNLSPLNSPGDFQPHLLPKPMELQRDGVYNFNEMASNLDAAWPAKPSLGAPNSYQLQRQLLENPHTASMPELAGNLPHLSQLQSSGQQFQQFPQHEYADILHPPPPPPGVELPELPTPNLSVASTALPPELMGSPTHSAGERSLNTPLSTQSATQALTHPVSILSGASSSSPMSGEPGKKKGVRFEGIPDTLPRSRSYSGNGAGTSGGGERERERDRDRDRDRDRESGGRHGHGHSSRRRRRRKSSSTTGHHRSGSGHRSHSTTRADTYAPAQPLSASYQGPPSVLQAASLTHEGEAHKSPNRQPKERERDREREREESEESDVCSTCSSSSSSSEDYMMMYQLPQRRHYGGVRVSYVPNDALAYDRKRKPSEMGGDKDKNCIIS, from the exons GCCCATCAGCCGGACCCCGCTGACGCAGATCTCCTATCTGCAGAAGATCCCCACGCTGCCGCGCCACTTCTCGCCCAGTGGGCAGCAGCACCCGAATCTGGGTCTGCccagcagctcctccgccAGCGCCCTGTTTGCGGCGCAAAGTGCCGCCGGCCTGCTGCCCAcctcgccgctgccgctccaGCGCCACCAACAGTTCTTGCCCCCgcaccaccagcagctgccgggagtgggagtgggccTGCCAGGAGGACCGCCCCAGTACTCGCCCGGTGCCCCCAAGTACTCCAATGCCCAGCTCCCGCCTCCGTCGCACCACCAGCTGTCGCCCGCTCTGTCCACGCCCTCGCCACCTTCCCTGCTCCACCATCCCGGCGTGGGAACGTCGTCCGCCTCCGCGCACGCTCCCTTTCTGGCCGGACCACACATGGACATGCAGCGGCAGTCGCACTCGGATGACGACAGCGGCTGCGCCCTGGAGGAGTACACCTGGGTGCCACCTGGACTGCGTCCTGACCAG GTTCGCCTGTATTTCTCGCAAATACCCGACGACAAAGTGCCATACGTCAACAGCCCGGGGGAGCAGTATCGTGTGCGACAATTGCTGCATCAACTTCCGCCGCATGATAACGAG GTTCGTTACTGTCACTCACTGACGGATGAGGAGCGCAAGGAGCTGCGGCTCTTCTCCACGCAGCGCAAGCGCGATGCCCTGGGCCGCGGCAACGTGCGGCAGTTGATGAGCGCCCGACCCTGCGACGGA TGCGACGAACTGATTTCCACGGGCGACATTGCCGTCTTCGCCACGCGACTGGGTCCCAATGCCAGCTGGCATCCGGcatgttttgcttgctgcgtCTGTCGCGAGCTCCTCGTGGATCTCATCTATTTCCACCGGGATGGACGCATGTACTGCGGACGCCACCACGCGGAGACCCTCAAGCCGCGCTGCTCGGCCTGCGATGAA ATCATCCTTGCCGACGAGTGCACAGAGGCGGAGGGCAGGGCGTGGCACATGAACCACTTCGCCTGCCACGAGTGCGACAAGCAGCTGGGCGGCCAGCGGTACATAATGCGCGAGGGCAAGCCCTACTGCCTGCACTGCTTCGACGCGATGTTCGCCGAGTACTGCGACTACTGCGGCGAGGCCATCGGCGTGGACCAGGGCCAGATGAGCCACGACGGGCAGCATTGGCACGCGACAGACGAGTGCTTTTCGTGCAACACGTGCCGCTGCTCACTGCTGGGCCGTGCCTTTCTGCCACGCCGGGGAGCCATCTACTGCTCTATTGCCTGCAGCAAGGGCGAGCCGCCGACGCCATCGGACAGCTCCGGAACCGGCATGTACACCACGCCAACGCCGCCTACGCAGCGAGTGCGCAGCCATCCGCAGGCGCCCCTACCGGCGCGCATACCCAGCAGCCACGCTTCCAGCTCGCCGCCCATGTcgcctcagcagcagcagcagcatcaggcaAGCTTCAACCAGGCGATGTATCAGCTGCAGAGCCAGCAGCTGGAGGCGGCCGGAGGCGGCAGTCTGCTGGGCCTGGGCGGCGAGTTGTCTCTTCTGGAGCAGGGCAAGAGCTACGCCACCTCGGACTCGGACGCGGGCGTAGTCAAGGATCTGGAGCTGGAGCACCACGGATCTGGCCACGCGGTCGGCGGCGATCTCACCGACTTCTCAGGCGGCCGTGCTTCCAGCACCTCGCAGAACCTGTCGCCGTTGAACTCGCCGGGCGACTTTCAGCCGCACCTCCTGCCCAAGCCAATGGAGCTGCAGCGGGACGGGGTGTACAACTTCAACGAGATGGCCTCGAACCTGGACGCAGCCTGGCCGGCGAAGCCTAGCCTGGGCGCCCCGAACAGCTACcagctgcagcggcagctgctgGAGAACCCGCACACCGCCAGCATGCCGGAGCTAGCGGGGAACCTGCCGCACTTGTCGCAGCTACAGTCCTCCGGCCAGCAGTTCCAACAGTTCCCACAGCACGAGTACGCCGATATACTGCAcccgcctccgccgccgccgggaGTAGAGTTGCCTGAGTTGCCCACTCCTAACCTGAGTGTGGCGTCCACGGCCCTGCCGCCGGAGCTAATGGGCTCGCCCACTCACTCGGCGGGCGAGAGGTCCCTAAACACGCCGCTGTCCACTCAGTCGGCCACGCAGGCGCTCACCCATCCAGTTTCTATATTGAGTGGggcatcctcctcctcgcccaTGAGCGGGGAGCCGGGCAAGAAGAAGGGCGTACGCTTCGAGGGCATCCCAGACACCTTGCCACGTTCGCGAAGCTACTCGGGAAACGGAGCCGGTACAAGTGGGGGCGGTGAGCGGGAACGAGAGAGAGACAGGGATCGGGATCGTGATCGGGACAGGGAGAGTGGCGGGCGTCACGGTCACGGGCACTCCTCCCGAAGGCGAAGGCGTCGCAAGTCCTCCTCCACCACCGGGCATCATCGCAGCGGCAGTGGCCACCGGTCGCACTCCACCACGCGCGCAGATACATATGCGCCTGCGCAGCCACTCTCCGCCTCCTACCAAGGTCCACCCTCCGTCCTGCAGGCCGCTAGCCTGACCCATGAGGGCGAGGCCCACAAGTCGCCCAATCGGCAGCCGaaagagcgggagcgggatCGGGAAAGGGAGCGCGAGGAGTCCGAGGAGTCGGACGTGTGCTCCACCTGCTCCTCGAGTTCCTCCAGTTCCGAGGACTACATGATGATGTACCAGCTGCCTCAGAGGCGCCACTATGGCGGCGTGCGCGTGAGCTACGTACCCAACGATGCCCTGGCCTACGATCGGAAGAGGAAGCCCAGCGAGATGGGCGGCGACAAGGACAAGAATTGCATCATCTCGTGA
- the pk gene encoding protein prickle isoform X4, translating to MCIGGPISRTPLTQISYLQKIPTLPRHFSPSGQQHPNLGLPSSSSASALFAAQSAAGLLPTSPLPLQRHQQFLPPHHQQLPGVGVGLPGGPPQYSPGAPKYSNAQLPPPSHHQLSPALSTPSPPSLLHHPGVGTSSASAHAPFLAGPHMDMQRQSHSDDDSGCALEEYTWVPPGLRPDQVRLYFSQIPDDKVPYVNSPGEQYRVRQLLHQLPPHDNEVRYCHSLTDEERKELRLFSTQRKRDALGRGNVRQLMSARPCDGCDELISTGDIAVFATRLGPNASWHPACFACCVCRELLVDLIYFHRDGRMYCGRHHAETLKPRCSACDEIILADECTEAEGRAWHMNHFACHECDKQLGGQRYIMREGKPYCLHCFDAMFAEYCDYCGEAIGVDQGQMSHDGQHWHATDECFSCNTCRCSLLGRAFLPRRGAIYCSIACSKGEPPTPSDSSGTGMYTTPTPPTQRVRSHPQAPLPARIPSSHASSSPPMSPQQQQQHQASFNQAMYQLQSQQLEAAGGGSLLGLGGELSLLEQGKSYATSDSDAGVVKDLELEHHGSGHAVGGDLTDFSGGRASSTSQNLSPLNSPGDFQPHLLPKPMELQRDGVYNFNEMASNLDAAWPAKPSLGAPNSYQLQRQLLENPHTASMPELAGNLPHLSQLQSSGQQFQQFPQHEYADILHPPPPPPGVELPELPTPNLSVASTALPPELMGSPTHSAGERSLNTPLSTQSATQALTHPVSILSGASSSSPMSGEPGKKKGVRFEGIPDTLPRSRSYSGNGAGTSGGGERERERDRDRDRDRDRESGGRHGHGHSSRRRRRRKSSSTTGHHRSGSGHRSHSTTRADTYAPAQPLSASYQGPPSVLQAASLTHEGEAHKSPNRQPKERERDREREREESEESDVCSTCSSSSSSSEDYMMMYQLPQRRHYGGVRVSYVPNDALAYDRKRKPSEMGGDKDKNCIIS from the exons GCCCATCAGCCGGACCCCGCTGACGCAGATCTCCTATCTGCAGAAGATCCCCACGCTGCCGCGCCACTTCTCGCCCAGTGGGCAGCAGCACCCGAATCTGGGTCTGCccagcagctcctccgccAGCGCCCTGTTTGCGGCGCAAAGTGCCGCCGGCCTGCTGCCCAcctcgccgctgccgctccaGCGCCACCAACAGTTCTTGCCCCCgcaccaccagcagctgccgggagtgggagtgggccTGCCAGGAGGACCGCCCCAGTACTCGCCCGGTGCCCCCAAGTACTCCAATGCCCAGCTCCCGCCTCCGTCGCACCACCAGCTGTCGCCCGCTCTGTCCACGCCCTCGCCACCTTCCCTGCTCCACCATCCCGGCGTGGGAACGTCGTCCGCCTCCGCGCACGCTCCCTTTCTGGCCGGACCACACATGGACATGCAGCGGCAGTCGCACTCGGATGACGACAGCGGCTGCGCCCTGGAGGAGTACACCTGGGTGCCACCTGGACTGCGTCCTGACCAG GTTCGCCTGTATTTCTCGCAAATACCCGACGACAAAGTGCCATACGTCAACAGCCCGGGGGAGCAGTATCGTGTGCGACAATTGCTGCATCAACTTCCGCCGCATGATAACGAG GTTCGTTACTGTCACTCACTGACGGATGAGGAGCGCAAGGAGCTGCGGCTCTTCTCCACGCAGCGCAAGCGCGATGCCCTGGGCCGCGGCAACGTGCGGCAGTTGATGAGCGCCCGACCCTGCGACGGA TGCGACGAACTGATTTCCACGGGCGACATTGCCGTCTTCGCCACGCGACTGGGTCCCAATGCCAGCTGGCATCCGGcatgttttgcttgctgcgtCTGTCGCGAGCTCCTCGTGGATCTCATCTATTTCCACCGGGATGGACGCATGTACTGCGGACGCCACCACGCGGAGACCCTCAAGCCGCGCTGCTCGGCCTGCGATGAA ATCATCCTTGCCGACGAGTGCACAGAGGCGGAGGGCAGGGCGTGGCACATGAACCACTTCGCCTGCCACGAGTGCGACAAGCAGCTGGGCGGCCAGCGGTACATAATGCGCGAGGGCAAGCCCTACTGCCTGCACTGCTTCGACGCGATGTTCGCCGAGTACTGCGACTACTGCGGCGAGGCCATCGGCGTGGACCAGGGCCAGATGAGCCACGACGGGCAGCATTGGCACGCGACAGACGAGTGCTTTTCGTGCAACACGTGCCGCTGCTCACTGCTGGGCCGTGCCTTTCTGCCACGCCGGGGAGCCATCTACTGCTCTATTGCCTGCAGCAAGGGCGAGCCGCCGACGCCATCGGACAGCTCCGGAACCGGCATGTACACCACGCCAACGCCGCCTACGCAGCGAGTGCGCAGCCATCCGCAGGCGCCCCTACCGGCGCGCATACCCAGCAGCCACGCTTCCAGCTCGCCGCCCATGTcgcctcagcagcagcagcagcatcaggcaAGCTTCAACCAGGCGATGTATCAGCTGCAGAGCCAGCAGCTGGAGGCGGCCGGAGGCGGCAGTCTGCTGGGCCTGGGCGGCGAGTTGTCTCTTCTGGAGCAGGGCAAGAGCTACGCCACCTCGGACTCGGACGCGGGCGTAGTCAAGGATCTGGAGCTGGAGCACCACGGATCTGGCCACGCGGTCGGCGGCGATCTCACCGACTTCTCAGGCGGCCGTGCTTCCAGCACCTCGCAGAACCTGTCGCCGTTGAACTCGCCGGGCGACTTTCAGCCGCACCTCCTGCCCAAGCCAATGGAGCTGCAGCGGGACGGGGTGTACAACTTCAACGAGATGGCCTCGAACCTGGACGCAGCCTGGCCGGCGAAGCCTAGCCTGGGCGCCCCGAACAGCTACcagctgcagcggcagctgctgGAGAACCCGCACACCGCCAGCATGCCGGAGCTAGCGGGGAACCTGCCGCACTTGTCGCAGCTACAGTCCTCCGGCCAGCAGTTCCAACAGTTCCCACAGCACGAGTACGCCGATATACTGCAcccgcctccgccgccgccgggaGTAGAGTTGCCTGAGTTGCCCACTCCTAACCTGAGTGTGGCGTCCACGGCCCTGCCGCCGGAGCTAATGGGCTCGCCCACTCACTCGGCGGGCGAGAGGTCCCTAAACACGCCGCTGTCCACTCAGTCGGCCACGCAGGCGCTCACCCATCCAGTTTCTATATTGAGTGGggcatcctcctcctcgcccaTGAGCGGGGAGCCGGGCAAGAAGAAGGGCGTACGCTTCGAGGGCATCCCAGACACCTTGCCACGTTCGCGAAGCTACTCGGGAAACGGAGCCGGTACAAGTGGGGGCGGTGAGCGGGAACGAGAGAGAGACAGGGATCGGGATCGTGATCGGGACAGGGAGAGTGGCGGGCGTCACGGTCACGGGCACTCCTCCCGAAGGCGAAGGCGTCGCAAGTCCTCCTCCACCACCGGGCATCATCGCAGCGGCAGTGGCCACCGGTCGCACTCCACCACGCGCGCAGATACATATGCGCCTGCGCAGCCACTCTCCGCCTCCTACCAAGGTCCACCCTCCGTCCTGCAGGCCGCTAGCCTGACCCATGAGGGCGAGGCCCACAAGTCGCCCAATCGGCAGCCGaaagagcgggagcgggatCGGGAAAGGGAGCGCGAGGAGTCCGAGGAGTCGGACGTGTGCTCCACCTGCTCCTCGAGTTCCTCCAGTTCCGAGGACTACATGATGATGTACCAGCTGCCTCAGAGGCGCCACTATGGCGGCGTGCGCGTGAGCTACGTACCCAACGATGCCCTGGCCTACGATCGGAAGAGGAAGCCCAGCGAGATGGGCGGCGACAAGGACAAGAATTGCATCATCTCGTGA